One Eubacteriales bacterium mix99 genomic window carries:
- a CDS encoding ABC transporter ATP-binding protein: MKHEKCLGTVLRRVIAASTMTSILTVLVIVLAVVTALFPPLVLERVVNNLTAGRGVALSLAFSYLGLIALSGLLESGQNVMITVFGQKVTHGLRSALCAKLRRLPAAYFTSHEAGKIASRFVNDVDTVDSLFTDGIVSMFADGCKVVSILIVIFYKSMGLGFLMLLVTPLLFAMTRLFQKRMLKAQLENRVAVSKVNNHVPETIRNIRMIHVLLREKYMEQRYDDYIGESYRATDKSNLYDSIYSPIVIFVSSCVIAVMMVCASMGGGIREFFGISVGTAVAVIAYVGQVFAPLESLGMEIQNIQSAVAGVKRIDEFLAEPEREMPDDSNAGKSSDAVPIVRFDHVRFGYGEDSDVLQNLSFTVSKGEAVTFVGRTGAGKSTVFRLLLGLYRPLEGRVLIKGSGASGIPDEKKRRLIGYVEQSFHLVEGTVAEQISLFDPAVARKQVENAAKLVGLHESILALPDGYDTPASEAAFSQGQFQLLSIARAIAASPEILLLDEITANLDSDTEQRVLDALERAAEGRTVLSISHRLQEHVNGQRIIRIGGQL; the protein is encoded by the coding sequence ATGAAGCATGAAAAATGCCTCGGTACGGTGCTGCGTCGGGTCATTGCCGCCAGCACGATGACGAGTATTTTGACCGTACTCGTCATCGTGCTGGCCGTGGTAACGGCCCTGTTCCCGCCGCTTGTCCTTGAGCGGGTGGTCAACAACCTTACGGCAGGTCGTGGAGTTGCTCTGAGTCTGGCGTTTTCCTATCTGGGACTGATCGCCCTGTCCGGCTTGCTGGAATCCGGGCAGAACGTGATGATCACCGTATTCGGTCAGAAAGTCACCCACGGCCTGCGCAGCGCGCTCTGCGCCAAACTCCGCCGTTTGCCTGCGGCCTATTTCACCTCCCACGAAGCCGGTAAAATTGCCTCCCGCTTCGTGAACGACGTGGACACGGTGGACTCTCTCTTTACGGACGGGATTGTCAGTATGTTTGCCGACGGGTGTAAGGTGGTCAGCATTCTGATCGTGATTTTTTATAAGAGCATGGGGCTTGGCTTTCTGATGCTGCTGGTTACGCCATTGCTCTTTGCCATGACGCGCCTGTTCCAGAAGCGGATGCTGAAAGCACAGCTTGAAAACCGTGTAGCTGTGAGCAAGGTGAACAATCATGTGCCCGAGACAATTCGCAATATCCGTATGATCCATGTGCTGCTTCGGGAAAAGTACATGGAACAGCGCTACGACGATTACATCGGCGAGAGCTACCGCGCAACGGACAAATCCAATCTCTATGATTCCATCTATTCGCCTATCGTCATTTTTGTCAGCTCCTGCGTCATTGCCGTAATGATGGTTTGCGCCTCTATGGGAGGGGGAATCCGAGAGTTCTTCGGCATCAGCGTGGGCACGGCGGTAGCTGTGATTGCCTATGTAGGCCAGGTGTTTGCACCGCTCGAAAGCCTCGGCATGGAAATTCAGAACATCCAGTCCGCCGTGGCCGGAGTGAAACGGATCGACGAGTTTCTGGCCGAGCCGGAGCGGGAGATGCCGGACGATTCCAACGCAGGAAAAAGCTCAGACGCGGTCCCCATCGTCCGCTTCGACCATGTTCGTTTCGGGTATGGCGAGGACAGCGATGTGCTGCAAAATCTGAGCTTCACAGTAAGCAAAGGAGAAGCGGTTACGTTTGTCGGCAGGACAGGCGCGGGCAAGAGCACCGTCTTCCGTCTGCTGCTGGGGCTGTACCGGCCGCTTGAAGGGCGGGTGCTTATTAAAGGATCGGGGGCTTCCGGCATTCCGGACGAAAAAAAGCGTCGTCTAATCGGCTATGTGGAGCAGTCCTTCCATCTGGTAGAGGGCACGGTTGCGGAGCAGATTTCGCTGTTTGACCCAGCCGTTGCTCGAAAGCAGGTTGAAAATGCGGCCAAACTGGTGGGACTGCATGAAAGTATCCTTGCCCTCCCGGACGGATACGATACGCCCGCTTCGGAAGCTGCCTTTTCGCAGGGGCAGTTCCAGCTTCTCTCTATCGCGCGGGCCATTGCGGCCTCGCCGGAGATTCTGCTGCTGGATGAGATCACAGCAAATCTCGACAGCGATACGGAACAGCGCGTGCTGGATGCGCTGGAGCGCGCCGCCGAGGGCCGGACAGTGCTCTCCATTTCCCACCGTCTGCAGGAGCATGTCAACGGTCAGCGGATAATCCGGATCGGCGGCCAGTTGTAA
- a CDS encoding ABC transporter ATP-binding protein: MSHQRIEKVPQPDRVWSYFRLEARPLALVTVSGILYNVGMVAGPYFEGQLAQCLFDIMKGYRTVSAMVSLAALYVSVILFVQAMRAVKRFGVRRFANDTSRNMRHMLYNSLVHMSREELEKEELGSVMTKAVADVDACVEGMRKFTTEVFDTGVVLVAYTVMLFSYDWRLALLSCAFTPFAYLIAGYLKGRVAQSSASYKKSAGRLNGATMDRVSNAVTYRVYGCEQNRDAAYEARLGDYEKRAVAANLWENTMQPLYNIISMCGAVLILYLGARNVLGTGWKSWDIAAFTTFLSCFTKMALKSSHAAKLFNAVQKAQVSWARIKPLMKAYIGPDAVSQPDTAKSAALTLSGVSVGWPDGETVLRDISFSARPGQIIGVTGPVACGKSTLGKAFIGEAPYCGSIRVAGRELRDLSPCERSRLISYMGHEPELISDTLAENIQLGEPGEIEPFLRTVCLDEEVRQMPQGADTPVGSGGVRLSGGQQARAALARTLYNARSILVLDDPFSAVDRGTELTILKNLRTLAEDKIVILFSHRLYQFPTFDRVLFLRCGRGVFSTHEKLLRENSDYAKLYSEQVNGGGGHEA; encoded by the coding sequence ATGAGCCATCAGCGGATTGAAAAGGTCCCGCAGCCGGACCGCGTCTGGTCCTACTTCCGATTAGAAGCAAGGCCGCTTGCACTTGTTACGGTCTCTGGCATTCTCTATAACGTGGGAATGGTGGCAGGGCCATATTTCGAGGGACAGCTTGCGCAGTGCCTCTTTGATATCATGAAGGGTTACAGGACTGTGTCCGCCATGGTATCACTGGCGGCGTTGTATGTCTCCGTGATCCTGTTCGTGCAAGCCATGCGGGCGGTCAAACGCTTCGGTGTGCGCCGGTTCGCCAACGACACGAGCCGCAATATGCGCCATATGCTTTACAACAGTCTTGTTCACATGAGCCGGGAGGAACTGGAAAAAGAAGAACTTGGTTCTGTCATGACGAAAGCTGTGGCAGACGTGGACGCATGCGTGGAGGGAATGCGAAAATTCACAACCGAGGTCTTTGACACCGGCGTGGTACTTGTGGCGTATACTGTCATGCTGTTTTCTTACGATTGGCGTCTGGCACTGCTCTCTTGCGCGTTTACGCCCTTCGCCTACCTCATCGCCGGGTACCTGAAGGGACGGGTTGCTCAAAGCAGCGCCTCCTACAAGAAAAGTGCCGGCCGCTTAAACGGGGCCACGATGGATCGCGTCTCCAACGCCGTGACCTATAGGGTCTACGGCTGTGAGCAGAACCGGGACGCCGCTTACGAGGCGCGGTTGGGCGATTACGAAAAACGCGCTGTTGCGGCCAATCTCTGGGAAAACACAATGCAGCCGCTCTACAACATCATATCCATGTGCGGCGCTGTGCTGATTTTGTATCTGGGCGCGCGGAACGTGCTGGGCACGGGGTGGAAAAGCTGGGACATCGCCGCTTTCACCACCTTTCTCTCCTGCTTCACAAAAATGGCTCTCAAATCCTCTCATGCGGCCAAGCTTTTCAATGCCGTCCAGAAGGCCCAGGTGTCCTGGGCACGCATCAAGCCGCTGATGAAAGCGTACATAGGGCCGGACGCCGTATCCCAGCCGGATACCGCAAAGTCCGCAGCGTTGACGCTTTCCGGCGTATCCGTGGGCTGGCCGGATGGAGAAACCGTACTGAGGGACATTTCCTTTTCTGCCCGCCCGGGACAGATCATTGGAGTAACGGGGCCTGTGGCCTGCGGAAAATCCACGCTGGGAAAGGCATTTATCGGTGAAGCCCCTTACTGCGGCAGCATCCGCGTGGCCGGGCGGGAGCTCAGGGATCTGAGTCCCTGCGAGCGCAGCCGTCTGATCTCCTATATGGGGCACGAGCCGGAACTGATCAGCGACACGCTGGCGGAGAATATCCAGTTGGGAGAGCCGGGAGAAATTGAACCGTTTTTGCGGACGGTGTGCTTGGATGAAGAGGTGCGGCAGATGCCGCAGGGTGCCGACACGCCGGTGGGCAGCGGCGGCGTGCGTCTGTCCGGTGGGCAGCAGGCCCGCGCGGCGCTGGCTCGGACGCTGTACAATGCCCGGAGCATTCTTGTATTGGACGATCCATTCTCCGCTGTGGATCGAGGCACGGAGCTAACCATACTGAAAAATCTGAGGACTTTGGCGGAGGATAAAATTGTGATTCTGTTCTCCCACCGACTGTATCAATTCCCCACATTTGACCGGGTGCTGTTTTTGCGCTGCGGCAGGGGCGTTTTCTCCACCCATGAGAAACTCCTGCGGGAGAATTCCGATTATGCAAAGCTTTATTCGGAACAGGTGAATGGGGGTGGCGGACATGAAGCATGA
- a CDS encoding phospholipase D-like domain-containing protein — translation MSSGNISREILLNTIKGDANNGTSNSITLLKRSFPALTNEQCSDIAGLIASAMNTNDTDKVSLVVTAPPSFAIKARTTMNVVQSMINSANRNILITGYSMSSYFSDIVDTIIQKSQSGVFIKFYVNDIENQIGFDKILRYKGHFLKIYNYRQSEDPMAALHAKVISVDQEKALITSANLSYHGQQGNIELGTLVESKNITKQIDDVFTKLIFAKVFNEV, via the coding sequence ATGTCAAGTGGAAATATAAGCAGGGAAATACTGCTGAACACTATAAAGGGTGATGCCAATAACGGAACTTCAAATTCAATCACACTTTTGAAGAGAAGTTTTCCCGCATTGACAAATGAACAATGCAGTGATATCGCCGGACTCATAGCAAGTGCCATGAATACAAATGATACCGACAAAGTATCGCTTGTGGTTACCGCTCCACCGTCATTTGCAATAAAAGCGAGAACTACTATGAATGTCGTTCAGTCGATGATAAACAGTGCCAACAGGAATATCCTGATTACAGGATATTCCATGTCATCGTACTTTTCCGACATTGTTGATACAATAATTCAGAAAAGCCAAAGCGGTGTTTTTATAAAGTTTTATGTAAACGATATAGAGAACCAGATAGGGTTTGACAAGATATTACGATATAAAGGTCATTTTCTGAAAATATACAACTATCGTCAGTCCGAGGATCCCATGGCTGCCCTTCATGCCAAGGTGATATCCGTGGATCAGGAAAAAGCACTGATCACATCAGCAAATTTATCCTACCACGGTCAACAGGGGAATATAGAACTTGGTACTTTAGTCGAATCGAAAAACATAACGAAACAGATAGATGATGTTTTCACGAAGCTTATTTTTGCGAAAGTGTTTAATGAGGTTTAA
- the drmA gene encoding DISARM system helicase DrmA — protein sequence MADRFKYSEVRQKIIDAIRTDLIGPKSENEVLDENPRYAYLVGMLDSQNKDNNSSSAGEQEVDTDIAYEDGEDFTAGEDDDNEPVSTTHFQLPSSIGISFYIQSDTKSINLDINWGDYAKSSEKYTGKDGKEHSRAVYTRHPMNETLRINFREFTRTKDYQLVCDSNVHVHASRISLKGGYSLVTAYVINKRSNPANSAEAIMFQVGIKAYSEDGSAAFIAEHICRKILAADEFYFEQRPIMGCGRGCAVVWEDPVDGRTTYVKSDFIPEYEFPGVSAALDGFDKFYFSTCLMSVKSKKAQTIGKLNTLADSYEHWINKELAGNAKMDDTGFSDKIGNKVISRCRDALRRIREGIHIIESDDTSFEAFCFMNRVIFLQNSIKNYSKKHGAGIECNFQDFIDPRKPENNFGWRPFQIAFILMNLAGIVDPRHHDREVVDLLYFPTGGGKTEAYLGLMAFVIANRRLRAGEGDKYNLDGGVTIILRYTLRLLTTQQRDRITKMVLAAEMIRRQAYPMYGREPISIGFWVGDGVTPNKFDEFNEKPDNPYAARSARNHVYKQLLTCPFCGNPLKEDNFYIDPDRKSIDIYCSDRDCKFYKYRNDRIPIPVYLVDEEIYSKCPTIILSTVDKFARLPWDVSTNALFGRIDRKCSRDGYVAYGAAHSKHNRTASTLTNVRPFLPPELIIQDELHLITGPLGTVYGAYETIIEDMCTHDGIKPKYVVSTATIKNAEAQTKCLYARRNTTQFPPNGFEIGDSFFIKEIPVKDDPFRKYVGVCAPGQSVKTALLRVYAIILQAAYTFSLQEKYKDVIDPYYSLVGYFNSIRELGGAVRLLQDDIPKRIYRIKNKYHLDKQRYLNRNVEITSRMSSYKIPEKLNQLETTYESRDCLDTAVATNMIAVGMDVDRLGLMVVTGQPKQNSEYIQATSRIGRAFPGLVVTLYNAYRPRDLSHYENFTGYHSQIYRFVEGTTATPFSARARDRVMHALVISAIRLSYPEMADNADAADIGSLSDEQLDSVKKLIIDRLNIIKPSAKADAEEEIDRFIDWWKLQAAQTKPLRYYVVKTDRYSRLMNPYELPSNDNEKATLRSMREVESSANMFYYTEE from the coding sequence ATGGCTGACAGATTCAAATATTCAGAAGTCAGACAGAAAATCATAGATGCCATAAGAACCGATCTCATCGGACCCAAGTCTGAAAATGAGGTTCTGGATGAGAACCCAAGGTATGCATATCTTGTCGGCATGCTTGATTCACAGAATAAAGATAATAATTCATCCAGTGCTGGCGAACAGGAAGTCGATACAGATATCGCCTACGAGGATGGTGAGGATTTTACTGCCGGTGAAGACGATGATAATGAACCGGTTTCCACAACTCATTTCCAGCTACCCTCATCAATCGGAATCAGTTTCTATATACAGAGCGATACAAAAAGCATTAATCTGGATATAAACTGGGGAGACTATGCAAAGTCATCCGAAAAGTACACTGGTAAGGACGGGAAAGAACACAGCCGTGCAGTTTACACCCGGCATCCAATGAATGAAACATTGCGAATCAATTTCCGAGAATTTACGCGTACGAAGGATTACCAACTTGTCTGCGATTCGAATGTTCATGTCCATGCTTCCCGCATTTCTCTGAAAGGCGGCTATTCTCTCGTAACGGCTTATGTCATTAACAAGAGAAGCAATCCGGCAAACAGTGCGGAAGCAATCATGTTCCAAGTGGGAATCAAGGCGTATTCGGAAGACGGTTCAGCTGCTTTTATTGCAGAACATATCTGCAGAAAAATACTTGCTGCAGATGAGTTTTATTTCGAACAGCGTCCAATTATGGGATGCGGACGCGGATGTGCGGTGGTATGGGAAGACCCTGTTGACGGTAGAACCACTTATGTGAAATCCGACTTTATACCTGAATACGAATTTCCCGGAGTCAGCGCCGCACTTGATGGTTTTGACAAATTTTACTTTTCCACCTGCCTGATGTCTGTGAAATCAAAAAAGGCCCAAACCATTGGGAAACTCAACACACTCGCAGACTCTTATGAGCACTGGATAAATAAGGAATTAGCCGGGAACGCAAAAATGGATGATACCGGTTTCAGCGATAAAATCGGCAACAAGGTTATATCCAGGTGCAGGGACGCATTGAGGCGAATTCGTGAAGGAATACATATCATTGAATCGGACGATACCTCGTTCGAAGCCTTCTGCTTCATGAACCGTGTTATATTTCTTCAGAACAGCATCAAGAATTACTCCAAGAAGCACGGTGCAGGTATTGAATGCAATTTTCAGGACTTTATCGATCCAAGGAAACCTGAGAACAATTTCGGATGGCGTCCGTTCCAGATTGCTTTTATTCTTATGAACCTTGCAGGCATCGTTGATCCCAGACACCACGACCGTGAAGTTGTGGATCTCCTCTATTTTCCAACAGGCGGCGGCAAAACGGAAGCCTATCTCGGTCTCATGGCGTTTGTCATCGCAAACAGACGGCTCCGTGCCGGCGAAGGCGATAAATATAACCTCGACGGAGGCGTGACCATTATTCTGAGGTACACGCTCCGTCTGCTGACCACACAGCAGAGAGATCGTATTACAAAGATGGTGCTTGCCGCAGAAATGATACGCCGCCAGGCATATCCGATGTACGGCAGGGAACCTATCAGTATCGGCTTCTGGGTCGGAGATGGAGTTACTCCGAATAAATTTGATGAATTCAATGAAAAGCCGGATAACCCTTACGCAGCAAGAAGCGCAAGGAATCACGTGTACAAGCAGCTTCTCACCTGCCCGTTCTGCGGAAATCCTCTCAAGGAAGACAACTTTTACATTGATCCGGACAGAAAGTCCATTGATATTTATTGTTCTGACCGGGACTGCAAATTTTACAAGTACAGAAATGACCGGATTCCGATTCCTGTGTATCTGGTGGATGAAGAAATATATTCCAAATGTCCAACCATCATTTTGTCTACTGTGGATAAATTTGCAAGACTGCCATGGGATGTCAGCACAAACGCCCTGTTTGGCCGCATTGACCGCAAATGCAGCCGCGACGGATATGTGGCTTACGGTGCAGCGCACAGTAAGCACAACAGGACGGCATCAACACTGACGAATGTACGGCCGTTCCTTCCGCCGGAACTTATTATTCAGGACGAGCTCCATCTTATCACCGGCCCTCTTGGAACGGTGTACGGTGCATATGAGACCATTATCGAAGATATGTGCACGCATGACGGGATAAAGCCGAAGTACGTGGTTTCGACAGCCACAATTAAAAATGCAGAGGCACAGACAAAGTGTCTTTATGCCAGGAGGAATACCACCCAGTTCCCGCCTAACGGATTTGAGATCGGTGACAGCTTCTTTATTAAGGAGATACCCGTTAAAGATGATCCTTTCAGAAAATATGTGGGTGTCTGCGCTCCCGGTCAGTCAGTGAAAACAGCATTGTTAAGGGTATACGCAATTATCCTTCAGGCAGCATACACGTTCTCCCTGCAGGAAAAATATAAAGATGTGATTGACCCCTATTATTCCCTTGTCGGGTATTTCAACAGTATCCGTGAGCTTGGCGGTGCCGTGAGGCTTCTCCAGGACGATATTCCGAAGAGAATATACAGGATCAAGAACAAATATCATTTGGACAAGCAGCGTTATCTCAACCGCAACGTGGAAATAACATCACGCATGTCATCGTATAAAATCCCGGAGAAGCTCAATCAGCTTGAGACTACATACGAGTCAAGGGATTGTCTTGATACTGCCGTCGCCACAAACATGATTGCTGTCGGTATGGATGTTGATCGTCTGGGACTTATGGTCGTTACCGGTCAGCCTAAGCAGAATTCAGAATACATCCAGGCGACAAGCCGTATCGGTCGTGCTTTTCCCGGATTGGTGGTCACCCTGTACAACGCATACCGGCCGCGTGATTTGTCACATTACGAGAATTTTACAGGTTATCATTCCCAGATTTACAGATTCGTGGAGGGCACAACTGCGACTCCTTTCTCTGCCAGAGCAAGGGATCGTGTCATGCATGCCCTAGTAATCTCTGCAATACGGCTTAGCTATCCTGAAATGGCAGACAATGCTGATGCGGCTGATATTGGATCGTTATCTGATGAACAGCTTGACTCGGTGAAAAAGCTGATCATCGACAGGCTGAATATCATTAAGCCGTCTGCCAAGGCAGATGCCGAAGAGGAAATAGACCGGTTTATCGACTGGTGGAAACTGCAGGCTGCACAGACAAAGCCGCTTCGTTACTATGTCGTGAAGACTGACAGGTACAGCAGGTTGATGAATCCCTATGAACTTCCGAGCAATGATAACGAGAAAGCTACTTTGCGTTCCATGCGTGAAGTTGAGAGTTCTGCAAATATGTTTTATTACACGGAGGAATGA
- the drmB gene encoding DrmB family protein: MTGFDNNKLGELRPNQIITTFGPGSVVDAVKDSVTILDISYWKQKGKKIIDGRLASYLGVDCFYMPRTSFSGDIPVVTFPYWHVCSNLRCGKLFDARKNFDLDKYLKYGVTCPECHRPAYPSRFIIICENGHMSDFPWKWWVHRGDTDCNGTLKMYSTGNTSTLADMWVECSCGAKRSMSGATQRENFDGLTCPGHHPFRPNVKNQRCDKPIIPSQRGASNVYFAVSRSAISIPPWINPLYNMIDEHLRDIELAKQLMGDDGVTKIYEMYFAAYTRDEFDEALARRLSNIKEFTEIKQMEYNAITHHNDPAYESNKKHFKAEEDPLPGYLQKYFSRIVRITRLREVRVLLGFTRVDAPDPDADEQANIVYLSKGRTERWLPAAEVNGEGIFIEFNKDTLVQWLNSDKVKALSQKYSDSYKEFCESKGWTVTVLRNAVYVLMHTFAHLMIKQMSMSSGYSSSAIRERIYFGDKMSGVLLYTGSSDKEGSLGGLVELGNIDQMTSLMRGAFQEALVCTNDPECMNNLPAGKDSNGAACHSCCMISETACENGNRMLDRGFVVPIPGREECAYFKELVNELCQVEI; the protein is encoded by the coding sequence ATGACTGGATTTGATAATAACAAACTCGGCGAATTACGCCCGAATCAGATAATTACCACCTTCGGTCCTGGCTCGGTCGTGGATGCCGTCAAGGACTCGGTAACCATACTGGATATATCCTACTGGAAACAAAAAGGAAAAAAGATTATTGACGGCAGGCTTGCTTCCTACCTTGGGGTAGACTGCTTCTATATGCCACGTACAAGTTTCTCAGGTGATATACCTGTCGTGACATTCCCATACTGGCATGTTTGTTCCAATTTAAGATGCGGCAAACTATTTGACGCAAGAAAAAATTTTGACCTTGACAAGTATTTAAAATACGGTGTCACGTGCCCTGAATGCCACCGCCCCGCATATCCATCCCGTTTCATTATCATATGTGAAAATGGGCACATGTCTGACTTTCCTTGGAAGTGGTGGGTTCACAGAGGCGATACCGACTGCAACGGTACATTAAAGATGTATTCGACAGGAAACACATCCACACTCGCTGATATGTGGGTCGAATGTTCATGCGGTGCAAAGCGAAGCATGAGCGGAGCAACACAGAGAGAGAATTTTGATGGCTTGACATGCCCCGGACATCATCCGTTCAGACCGAATGTGAAGAATCAGAGATGCGACAAGCCGATTATCCCGTCTCAGAGAGGTGCGTCGAATGTTTACTTCGCTGTGAGCAGAAGTGCCATATCGATTCCTCCGTGGATTAATCCGCTTTATAACATGATTGATGAGCATCTAAGGGATATTGAGCTCGCAAAACAACTCATGGGGGACGACGGTGTTACAAAGATATACGAGATGTATTTTGCCGCTTACACACGTGACGAATTCGACGAGGCTCTCGCCCGCCGCTTAAGCAATATAAAGGAGTTCACCGAAATCAAGCAGATGGAATACAACGCCATTACGCATCATAATGATCCGGCATATGAATCGAACAAGAAGCATTTCAAAGCTGAGGAAGACCCTCTGCCCGGATATTTGCAGAAATACTTCAGCAGGATTGTGCGCATCACCCGGCTTCGTGAAGTCAGGGTGCTACTCGGATTTACAAGAGTGGACGCTCCAGATCCAGATGCCGATGAACAGGCAAATATCGTATATCTCAGCAAAGGAAGAACAGAACGCTGGCTTCCAGCTGCCGAAGTCAATGGTGAGGGAATCTTTATAGAGTTTAATAAGGATACCCTTGTCCAGTGGCTGAATTCAGATAAGGTAAAAGCACTCTCTCAGAAATATTCCGATTCATACAAAGAATTCTGCGAATCCAAGGGATGGACGGTTACCGTACTTAGAAATGCAGTGTATGTGCTGATGCATACATTTGCTCACCTTATGATAAAGCAGATGTCCATGTCTTCAGGGTACTCCTCATCGGCGATCAGAGAAAGAATCTATTTCGGAGATAAAATGTCCGGCGTTCTCTTGTATACCGGGAGTTCTGATAAGGAAGGCTCATTAGGCGGTTTGGTTGAACTTGGAAACATCGACCAGATGACCAGCCTGATGAGAGGTGCGTTCCAAGAAGCACTTGTATGCACTAACGACCCGGAGTGTATGAACAATCTTCCTGCAGGAAAAGACTCCAATGGTGCAGCGTGCCATTCCTGTTGCATGATTTCCGAAACTGCCTGTGAGAACGGGAACAGAATGCTTGACCGTGGTTTTGTCGTTCCTATCCCCGGTCGTGAAGAATGCGCATACTTTAAGGAATTGGTGAATGAACTATGTCAAGTGGAAATATAA
- a CDS encoding GGDEF domain-containing protein, which produces MADREIRTEQQVKDKIKAFNKQRAGLLFAFIIFIGILIFSPAAEAEALPVCLTVFCSAIFLLCGAAFVISFRDLLLLLIVTTGIPAVLLGLGQIRFELFLILLLTNVGTVFTASITGKAVTRSFTNEIEEINRLKTEATTDALTHLLNRNGLEQAAGTAWALCKRDKKKVGVILADIDYFKSYNDTFGHPEGDNILRQVADSVKSCFRRETDIISRIGGDEFLIFLSEVNDDRILEMAQSLSSSIINLKVTTASENNPGDFLSVSIGVATNTPQPDDLLVDLYKAVDKALYRAKRAGRNCISFHDKLIQIGVPVETSFSVGVLSASTTSGDAEN; this is translated from the coding sequence ATGGCAGATCGTGAAATCCGGACAGAGCAGCAAGTGAAAGACAAGATAAAGGCTTTCAATAAGCAGAGGGCCGGATTGCTCTTTGCTTTTATCATATTTATTGGCATATTGATTTTTTCCCCAGCGGCTGAGGCGGAAGCGCTGCCTGTCTGCCTGACCGTGTTCTGCTCCGCCATTTTTTTACTATGCGGCGCGGCTTTCGTGATCTCATTCCGGGACTTGTTATTATTGCTCATCGTGACAACAGGCATCCCGGCGGTCTTGCTTGGCTTGGGCCAAATACGCTTTGAACTGTTTTTAATTCTTCTGCTGACCAATGTCGGGACAGTTTTCACCGCCAGCATAACCGGTAAGGCCGTCACCCGTTCCTTTACGAACGAAATTGAGGAGATAAACCGTCTGAAAACGGAGGCAACAACGGATGCCTTAACGCACCTGCTAAACCGCAACGGTTTGGAGCAGGCGGCAGGAACCGCCTGGGCTCTTTGCAAGCGGGATAAGAAGAAAGTTGGCGTCATCCTTGCGGATATTGATTATTTCAAAAGCTACAATGACACCTTTGGGCACCCGGAGGGTGACAACATCTTAAGGCAGGTGGCGGACAGCGTAAAAAGCTGCTTCAGGAGGGAAACGGACATTATAAGCAGAATCGGCGGAGATGAGTTCTTAATTTTCCTTTCGGAAGTAAACGATGATCGTATTTTGGAAATGGCACAATCCCTTTCCTCATCCATTATCAATTTGAAAGTCACAACAGCCTCGGAAAACAATCCAGGCGATTTTTTATCTGTCAGCATAGGCGTTGCAACGAATACACCACAACCGGACGATTTGCTGGTCGATCTTTATAAAGCCGTGGATAAAGCGCTGTACCGTGCCAAGAGAGCCGGAAGAAACTGCATTTCTTTTCACGATAAACTGATACAAATCGGGGTGCCTGTGGAGACGTCATTTTCTGTAGGCGTATTATCGGCAAGCACGACCAGCGGGGATGCTGAAAACTGA
- the vsr gene encoding DNA mismatch endonuclease Vsr, translated as MSRIRGKNTKPEELIRKYLFAQGYRYRKNDKRYPGKPDIVLPKYHTIVLVHGCFWHQHPGCKAARIPETNRGFWADKFEKNVRRDKAEKQQLEDMGWHVIVVWECELSNKEKREERLAALVEEIEECHRF; from the coding sequence ATGTCACGTATCAGAGGTAAGAATACCAAGCCGGAGGAACTTATCAGGAAATATCTGTTTGCACAGGGATATAGATATAGAAAAAATGACAAGCGCTATCCCGGCAAGCCGGATATCGTACTGCCGAAATACCATACCATTGTCTTAGTACACGGATGTTTCTGGCATCAGCACCCCGGATGCAAGGCTGCCCGGATTCCCGAAACAAACAGGGGGTTCTGGGCTGATAAGTTTGAAAAAAATGTCAGGCGTGACAAGGCTGAAAAACAGCAGCTTGAAGATATGGGCTGGCACGTAATTGTGGTATGGGAGTGTGAACTTTCAAACAAGGAGAAACGAGAGGAACGGCTTGCTGCTCTTGTGGAAGAAATCGAAGAATGTCACAGATTTTGA
- a CDS encoding helix-turn-helix transcriptional regulator: MPPINSKSYTEEEKQFLKNIGFKIQFFRKQRGLSQNELAEKADLSYTTISHIESTSSYGMSIIAIYKIAKALDVDPSQLLLFK; this comes from the coding sequence GTGCCCCCAATTAACAGCAAATCATACACAGAGGAAGAAAAGCAATTTCTTAAAAATATCGGTTTCAAAATTCAATTTTTCAGAAAGCAGCGGGGCCTCAGCCAAAATGAACTTGCTGAAAAAGCTGATTTAAGCTATACCACGATCAGTCATATTGAAAGTACATCTTCCTATGGCATGTCCATCATTGCTATCTACAAGATTGCGAAGGCTCTGGATGTTGATCCGAGCCAATTACTTCTGTTCAAGTAA